A window of Aquitalea denitrificans contains these coding sequences:
- the pflB gene encoding formate C-acetyltransferase, with product MESIAQQAVQADPWRDFAAGDWQTRVDVRNFILRNYQPYAGDASFLAAATERTQALWAALGELLKQEREKGVLDVSADRGTSITAHDAGYIDPKLELIVGLQTDAPLKRAIMPNGGLRMVEAGLAAYGFTLDPVIKEVWSKYRKSHNQGVFDTYTPEILAARKSGIITGLPDAYGRGRIIGDYRRVALYGTDFLRKERQQAFHELDDAVFTEDVLRQREELSEQFRALDELREMAAKYGYDISRPAVNAREAVQWTYFAYLAAVKEQNGAAMSLGRIATFLDIYIQRDLAAGILNEAQAQELIDDLVIKLRIVRFLRTPEYDQLFSGDPTWVTESIGGMGEDGRTLVTKNSFRFLNTLYNLGPAPEPNLTVLWSTALPQGFKDFCAKVSIDTSSIQYENDDLMRPYWGDDYGIACCVSAMRIGKQMQFFGARANLAKAMLYAINGGRDEKSGAVVAHGFEPITDDVLDFDTVMARFDKMMDWLAATYVKALNCIHYMHDKYAYERIEMALHDRDILRTMACGIAGLSVAADSLSAIKHARVHVIRNEDGLAVDYRIEGDYPAYGNNDNRVDSMAVWLTETFMQKIKAQPYFYRNATPTQSVLTITSNVVYGKKTGNTPCGRRAGEPFAPGANPMNGRDVHGFVAAGASVAKLPYAAALDGISWTASATPDALGHTAEDRVANLSHCLDGFAAAGGFHVNVNVFRRETLLDAMEHPELYPQLTIRVSGYAVNFVKLTREQQLDVINRTFHGSL from the coding sequence ATGGAATCGATTGCTCAACAAGCCGTACAAGCTGACCCGTGGCGGGATTTTGCCGCCGGTGACTGGCAAACCCGTGTCGATGTACGCAACTTCATCCTGCGCAATTACCAACCATATGCTGGCGATGCCAGTTTCCTTGCCGCCGCTACCGAACGCACCCAGGCCTTGTGGGCTGCGCTGGGCGAATTGCTGAAACAGGAGCGGGAAAAGGGTGTGCTGGATGTATCGGCTGACCGTGGCACTTCCATTACCGCCCACGATGCGGGCTATATCGATCCCAAGCTGGAACTGATTGTCGGCCTGCAAACCGATGCCCCGCTCAAGCGCGCCATCATGCCAAACGGTGGTTTGCGCATGGTGGAAGCCGGGCTGGCTGCCTATGGCTTTACCCTGGACCCGGTGATCAAGGAAGTCTGGAGCAAATACCGCAAGAGCCATAACCAGGGTGTGTTCGATACCTATACCCCGGAAATCCTGGCCGCGCGCAAATCCGGCATCATCACCGGCCTGCCGGATGCCTATGGCCGTGGCCGCATTATTGGCGATTACCGTCGTGTCGCCCTGTACGGTACCGATTTCCTGCGCAAGGAACGCCAGCAAGCCTTCCATGAACTGGACGACGCCGTATTCACCGAAGACGTGCTACGTCAGCGTGAAGAGCTGTCCGAACAATTCCGTGCGCTGGATGAGCTGCGCGAAATGGCAGCCAAGTACGGCTACGACATCAGCCGTCCGGCGGTAAATGCGCGCGAAGCCGTGCAATGGACCTACTTTGCCTACCTGGCGGCGGTGAAGGAGCAAAACGGTGCCGCCATGTCGCTGGGCCGCATTGCCACCTTCCTCGACATCTATATCCAGCGTGATCTGGCGGCAGGCATCCTGAACGAAGCACAGGCACAGGAGCTGATTGATGATCTGGTGATCAAGCTGCGCATCGTGCGCTTCCTGCGGACCCCGGAATACGACCAGCTGTTCTCCGGCGACCCCACCTGGGTGACCGAATCCATTGGCGGCATGGGTGAGGATGGCCGCACGCTGGTGACCAAAAACAGCTTCCGCTTCCTCAATACCCTGTACAACCTGGGGCCGGCACCGGAGCCCAACCTCACCGTATTGTGGTCCACCGCGCTGCCGCAGGGCTTCAAGGATTTCTGCGCCAAGGTGTCCATCGATACCAGCTCCATCCAGTACGAAAACGACGACCTGATGCGGCCCTACTGGGGCGACGATTACGGCATTGCCTGCTGCGTGTCGGCCATGCGCATCGGCAAGCAAATGCAGTTCTTTGGTGCCCGTGCCAATCTGGCCAAGGCCATGCTGTATGCCATCAATGGCGGTCGCGATGAAAAGAGCGGTGCCGTGGTGGCGCATGGCTTTGAACCGATTACCGATGATGTGCTGGACTTTGACACGGTGATGGCCAGGTTTGACAAGATGATGGACTGGCTGGCCGCCACTTATGTGAAAGCGCTCAACTGCATCCATTACATGCACGACAAATATGCCTACGAGCGTATCGAGATGGCGCTGCACGACCGTGACATCCTGCGCACCATGGCCTGCGGTATTGCCGGGCTGTCGGTGGCAGCGGATTCGCTGTCGGCCATCAAGCATGCGCGCGTGCATGTCATCCGTAATGAAGACGGGCTGGCTGTGGATTACCGCATCGAGGGCGATTATCCGGCCTATGGCAATAACGACAACCGGGTGGACAGCATGGCAGTGTGGCTGACCGAAACTTTCATGCAGAAGATCAAGGCCCAGCCGTATTTCTACCGCAATGCCACGCCCACCCAGTCGGTACTCACCATCACTTCCAATGTGGTGTATGGCAAGAAAACCGGTAACACCCCGTGCGGCCGTCGCGCTGGCGAGCCGTTTGCACCGGGTGCCAATCCGATGAACGGTCGTGACGTGCATGGTTTTGTTGCTGCCGGTGCCTCGGTGGCCAAGCTGCCCTATGCCGCCGCGCTGGATGGCATCAGCTGGACCGCATCGGCAACGCCGGATGCGCTGGGGCATACCGCAGAGGACCGCGTTGCCAATTTGTCGCATTGTCTGGATGGCTTTGCCGCTGCCGGCGGTTTCCATGTGAATGTGAACGTGTTCCGCCGTGAAACCCTGCTGGACGCCATGGAGCATCCGGAACTGTACCCGCAACTCACCATCCGCGTGTCCGGCTATGCGGTGAACTTCGTCAAACTGACGCGTGAACAGCAACTGGATGTGATCAACCGTACCTTCCACGGCAGCCTGTAA
- a CDS encoding lysophospholipid acyltransferase family protein codes for MHYTIFDTPILRDLMRTLSIFLLRLHGWRIDGNFPDLPKYVLIAAPHTSNWDFPLTLGVCFALRAKLYWMGKHTLFWGPMGPLMRWLGGIPVLRSRSNSLVQQMVEVYQRSDKLVVAIPPEGTRQRVKEWKTGFYHIACGAQVPVALAYMDYAHKVCGFGPVFYPSGDIAVDIPQIQAFYQDKVGKYPDQH; via the coding sequence ATGCACTACACCATTTTCGACACGCCAATCCTGCGCGACCTGATGCGCACCTTGTCCATTTTCCTGCTGCGCCTGCATGGTTGGCGCATTGATGGCAACTTTCCTGATCTACCCAAATACGTGCTGATTGCTGCACCGCATACCAGTAACTGGGATTTCCCGCTGACGCTGGGCGTGTGCTTTGCCCTGCGTGCCAAGCTGTACTGGATGGGCAAGCACACTTTGTTCTGGGGGCCGATGGGACCGCTCATGCGCTGGTTGGGGGGGATTCCGGTACTGCGCAGCCGCAGCAACTCGCTGGTGCAGCAGATGGTGGAGGTATACCAGCGTTCCGACAAGCTGGTGGTGGCCATTCCGCCGGAAGGCACCCGTCAGCGTGTCAAGGAATGGAAGACCGGGTTTTACCACATCGCCTGCGGTGCGCAGGTGCCGGTGGCGCTGGCTTATATGGATTATGCACACAAGGTATGCGGCTTCGGCCCGGTGTTTTATCCCTCTGGCGACATCGCGGTGGACATCCCGCAAATCCAGGCCTTTTATCAGGACAAGGTAGGGAAGTATCCTGATCAGCACTAG
- a CDS encoding deoxyguanosinetriphosphate triphosphohydrolase has protein sequence MTQHQQQQWTALLSTQRFKVVQGEIKPTRTPATDEGSAGLRSDFHIDHDRVVFSSAFRRLGRKTQVHPLAQNDHTHNRLTHSVEVASVGRSLGNRVGVMMQHAGVMPAGYSPFDIGAVVQVACLAHDIGNPPFGHTGEDALRDWFRDARNAHFLTTLDAAQLRDVQTYEGNAHGLRMLATLEMYNHEGGMRLTAAALGALIKYPWTSDAPKALVRDKFNIYRTELAYFERIATELQLPRKGELEWSRHPLSYLMEAADDICYAILDLEDAVEIGILDVHEFEGLFARFTEYEKVWNLHDVKQKCATLRGIAIGRCVAEVAQKFMLHHNALLAGEFPAKDLINLTDAEVQEALIQAKELASNKVYRHRTKLVTELASYPCIAAILDVLIPAVHALVTRGAEQLTPRQHLAMGLLEQHVKTEDSLYQAYMKVLDFVGGMTDNYAANLAREISGVGIL, from the coding sequence ATGACCCAGCACCAGCAACAACAATGGACTGCCCTGCTCTCCACCCAGCGGTTCAAGGTGGTACAAGGGGAAATCAAGCCCACCCGCACCCCGGCTACCGATGAAGGGAGCGCCGGCCTGCGCAGCGACTTCCACATCGACCATGACCGGGTAGTGTTTTCCAGCGCCTTCCGCCGGCTGGGCCGCAAGACCCAGGTGCATCCGCTGGCCCAGAACGACCACACCCACAACCGCCTCACCCACAGCGTGGAAGTGGCCAGTGTTGGCCGCAGTCTGGGCAACCGGGTTGGCGTGATGATGCAGCACGCCGGCGTCATGCCTGCCGGCTACAGTCCCTTCGATATTGGTGCGGTGGTGCAGGTAGCCTGCCTGGCACACGACATCGGCAACCCGCCGTTTGGCCATACCGGCGAAGATGCACTGCGCGACTGGTTCCGCGATGCGCGTAATGCGCATTTCCTCACCACGCTAGATGCCGCCCAGTTGCGCGATGTGCAGACCTACGAAGGCAACGCCCACGGCCTGCGCATGCTAGCCACGCTGGAAATGTACAACCATGAAGGCGGCATGCGCCTGACTGCCGCGGCACTGGGTGCGCTGATCAAGTATCCGTGGACATCCGACGCACCCAAGGCACTGGTGCGCGACAAGTTCAATATCTACCGTACCGAGCTGGCCTATTTCGAGCGCATTGCCACCGAGCTGCAATTACCGCGCAAGGGCGAACTGGAATGGAGCCGCCATCCGCTGTCTTACCTGATGGAAGCGGCCGACGATATCTGCTACGCCATTCTGGACCTGGAAGATGCGGTGGAAATCGGCATTCTGGACGTACACGAATTCGAAGGCCTGTTCGCCCGTTTTACCGAATACGAAAAAGTGTGGAACCTGCACGACGTGAAGCAGAAATGCGCCACCTTGCGCGGCATCGCCATTGGCCGCTGCGTGGCCGAAGTGGCGCAAAAATTCATGCTGCACCACAACGCCCTTCTTGCTGGCGAATTTCCGGCCAAGGACCTGATCAACCTGACGGATGCCGAGGTACAGGAAGCACTGATTCAGGCCAAGGAACTGGCCAGCAACAAGGTATACCGCCACCGCACCAAACTGGTTACCGAACTGGCCTCCTACCCCTGCATTGCGGCCATCCTGGACGTGCTCATCCCTGCCGTGCACGCCTTGGTCACCCGTGGTGCAGAACAGCTGACCCCGCGCCAACACCTGGCCATGGGGCTGCTGGAACAGCACGTCAAGACTGAAGACAGCCTGTACCAGGCCTATATGAAGGTACTGGATTTTGTCGGCGGCATGACGGACAACTACGCCGCCAACCTGGCGCGGGAAATCTCCGGCGTCGGCATCCTGTAA
- the pflA gene encoding pyruvate formate-lyase-activating protein: MTQQHVVHVPLSQGELTGYVHSTESGAGVDGPGMRFVYFMSGCQFRCQYCHNPDTWKLHAGRQLTVEQAVAEIAPYAGFLKFAGGVTVSGGEPLMQAEFVGALFTAIKQRYGLHTALDTQGFLHANVDDAWFDQVDLVLLDIKHSDPVRYQLITGQALQPTLDFAQRLKRLGKPMWLRYVLVPGLTDGAADIARLADYAASLGSIVQRVEVLPFHQMGAAKWAELGLDYPLANTPAAASAAVDAARALFAARGLTVC; the protein is encoded by the coding sequence ATGACCCAGCAGCATGTGGTGCATGTGCCGCTCAGTCAGGGTGAGCTGACCGGCTATGTCCACTCCACCGAAAGCGGTGCCGGAGTGGACGGGCCGGGCATGCGCTTTGTCTATTTCATGTCCGGCTGCCAGTTTCGCTGCCAGTACTGCCACAACCCGGACACCTGGAAGCTGCATGCGGGAAGGCAGTTGACGGTGGAACAGGCAGTGGCGGAAATCGCACCCTATGCCGGCTTTCTCAAATTTGCCGGTGGCGTGACTGTATCCGGTGGCGAGCCGCTGATGCAGGCAGAATTTGTCGGGGCACTATTCACTGCCATCAAGCAGCGCTACGGCCTGCACACCGCGCTGGATACCCAGGGCTTCTTGCATGCCAATGTGGATGATGCCTGGTTTGACCAGGTCGATCTGGTATTGCTGGACATCAAGCACAGCGACCCGGTGCGCTATCAGCTGATTACCGGACAGGCGCTACAGCCGACGCTGGATTTTGCCCAGCGGCTAAAGCGGCTGGGCAAGCCGATGTGGCTGCGCTATGTGCTGGTGCCGGGTTTGACGGATGGCGCGGCTGATATCGCCCGCCTGGCAGACTACGCAGCCAGTCTGGGCAGTATCGTGCAACGGGTGGAGGTTTTGCCCTTTCATCAGATGGGAGCAGCCAAATGGGCAGAACTTGGACTGGACTACCCGCTGGCCAACACCCCGGCCGCCGCTTCGGCGGCAGTGGATGCGGCCCGGGCCTTGTTTGCTGCGCGAGGGTTGACTGTCTGTTGA
- a CDS encoding HD-GYP domain-containing protein: MSEEEQLLFVREDAEGFQDFRDVLSDYAPQIEKLASQLSQNPRSPELIGDLFRLVHTIKGDAGLCRVMFVVPFAHALEGLLARLRSGELVYQEVMGDVLLLVLDRLDLVMAQVAGARKVDVAQMHNLLDALCSLESAPLPSVLATCSRLIAAMVGAQGSSDAPVAVAAGKSVAQSRQQDMLLFRTLAFQLEQRMPEFVGRTERNLRLALELNRQAGGWVDAEQLEAAVYMHDVGMMFLPEQVWLKLGSISENERRLMVLHPAWVAGLMGRMPGWEGAALMVMQHHETPDGEGYPYGLASGEICQGARILALVDAFEAVMLKHAHRGQRRSMLRAAAELNAADDQFERAWLDPFNQVLRRMLEQAAS, from the coding sequence ATGAGCGAAGAAGAGCAATTGCTGTTTGTGCGGGAAGACGCGGAAGGCTTTCAGGATTTCCGCGATGTGCTGTCCGATTACGCGCCGCAGATTGAAAAGCTGGCTTCACAGCTGAGCCAGAACCCGCGCTCGCCCGAGTTGATTGGCGATCTGTTTCGCCTGGTCCACACGATAAAAGGCGATGCGGGTCTGTGCCGGGTGATGTTTGTGGTGCCGTTTGCCCATGCGCTGGAAGGATTGCTGGCACGTTTGCGCAGTGGCGAGCTGGTGTATCAGGAAGTCATGGGTGATGTGCTGCTGCTGGTGCTCGATCGGCTGGACCTGGTGATGGCTCAGGTTGCCGGTGCTCGCAAGGTGGATGTGGCACAGATGCATAATCTGCTAGATGCACTGTGCTCGCTGGAAAGTGCGCCATTGCCTTCAGTGCTGGCCACCTGTTCACGGCTGATTGCGGCCATGGTTGGTGCGCAGGGTAGCAGCGATGCGCCGGTGGCGGTGGCTGCCGGCAAATCGGTGGCGCAGTCGCGTCAGCAGGACATGCTGCTGTTTCGTACGCTGGCTTTCCAGCTGGAACAGCGCATGCCGGAATTTGTTGGCCGTACCGAGCGCAATTTGCGGCTGGCACTGGAACTGAATCGCCAGGCGGGCGGCTGGGTGGATGCCGAACAGCTGGAGGCAGCCGTGTACATGCACGATGTCGGCATGATGTTTCTGCCCGAACAAGTGTGGCTCAAGCTGGGTAGCATCAGCGAAAACGAACGCCGCCTGATGGTACTGCACCCGGCTTGGGTGGCCGGCCTGATGGGGCGTATGCCTGGCTGGGAGGGGGCTGCGTTGATGGTGATGCAGCACCACGAAACACCGGATGGTGAGGGTTATCCATACGGCCTCGCCAGCGGCGAGATCTGCCAGGGAGCGCGCATTCTGGCGCTGGTGGATGCCTTCGAGGCCGTGATGCTCAAGCATGCCCATCGCGGGCAGCGCCGCTCCATGCTGCGCGCGGCCGCCGAGCTGAATGCGGCGGATGATCAATTCGAGCGTGCCTGGCTTGATCCCTTCAATCAGGTGCTGCGCCGCATGCTGGAGCAGGCGGCAAGCTAA
- a CDS encoding PQQ-dependent sugar dehydrogenase, translated as MHVRHLLILACLMLPLSAQAAERCPRAAPPGMHVLPGLCAEIIASGLKMPRGLAILPDGKLLLTEMTRWDAPQGRLLQLEPKNGSWQQTVLLKGLDRPHGVVQGPDGKVYVGEVGRIIRFDLATPQQRETVISLPARQRHPLTTFALAGNGDLYVNIGSSSDNCETASTAEQASGRCPESEQDRAGVVWRYHIDNNGKVSDLGVFARGLRNSMALGVHPRSGILLQAENSRDTIQLKLQLPNDNELPHDELNLLQAGKHYGWPFCYDKQVAAPEFPAYDCSQTTPPYRLLPAHAAPLGLTWWLGPKAAPRFAGWLIVGFHGYRQHGHRLMAYPTDRQGLPTGQGLELISNWKDRKGPGGPVEIRAGADGALYITEDRHGQLIRLYALP; from the coding sequence ATGCATGTCCGTCACCTGCTTATCCTTGCCTGCCTGATGCTGCCCCTGTCGGCGCAAGCTGCCGAACGCTGCCCTCGGGCGGCCCCACCCGGCATGCACGTCCTGCCCGGCCTGTGCGCCGAAATCATTGCCAGCGGCCTGAAAATGCCGCGTGGACTTGCCATCCTGCCGGACGGCAAGCTGCTGCTGACCGAAATGACACGCTGGGATGCCCCACAAGGCCGGCTGCTGCAACTGGAACCCAAGAACGGCAGCTGGCAGCAGACTGTGCTGCTAAAAGGGCTGGACCGTCCGCACGGCGTGGTGCAAGGACCGGATGGCAAGGTTTACGTGGGAGAAGTGGGACGCATCATCCGCTTTGACCTGGCAACGCCACAACAACGCGAAACCGTCATCAGCCTGCCAGCGCGCCAGCGTCATCCGCTCACTACCTTTGCCCTGGCCGGCAATGGCGATCTCTACGTCAATATCGGCAGCTCATCCGACAATTGCGAAACCGCATCGACAGCCGAGCAGGCAAGCGGACGCTGCCCCGAGAGTGAGCAGGACCGGGCCGGCGTGGTATGGCGCTATCACATCGATAACAATGGCAAGGTCAGCGATCTGGGGGTATTTGCCCGCGGCCTGCGCAACAGCATGGCACTGGGCGTGCATCCGCGCAGTGGCATCCTGCTGCAGGCAGAAAACAGCCGTGATACCATTCAACTGAAACTGCAGTTGCCCAACGACAATGAACTGCCACACGACGAGCTGAATCTGCTGCAAGCCGGCAAGCACTATGGCTGGCCCTTTTGCTACGACAAACAGGTGGCGGCACCGGAGTTTCCCGCCTACGACTGCAGTCAAACCACTCCCCCCTACCGCCTGTTACCCGCACATGCCGCACCATTGGGACTGACCTGGTGGCTGGGGCCCAAGGCCGCGCCACGCTTTGCCGGCTGGCTGATTGTCGGCTTTCATGGCTATCGCCAGCATGGCCACCGCCTGATGGCCTATCCGACCGACCGCCAGGGCCTGCCCACAGGCCAGGGGCTGGAACTGATCAGCAACTGGAAAGACCGCAAAGGCCCCGGCGGCCCGGTAGAAATCCGCGCCGGTGCCGACGGCGCACTCTACATTACCGAAGACCGCCACGGCCAGTTGATCCGTCTGTATGCCCTGCCCTGA
- a CDS encoding cold-shock protein — translation MATGTVKWFNDSKGFGFITPDEGGDDVFAHFSQINAKGFRTLAENQRVSFDIVDGPKGKQASNIQPL, via the coding sequence ATGGCAACCGGTACCGTTAAGTGGTTCAACGACTCCAAAGGTTTTGGCTTCATCACTCCGGATGAAGGTGGCGATGACGTATTCGCTCACTTCTCCCAGATCAATGCCAAAGGCTTCCGCACCCTGGCCGAAAACCAGCGCGTAAGCTTCGACATCGTCGATGGCCCGAAAGGCAAGCAAGCCTCCAACATCCAGCCGCTGTAA
- a CDS encoding dienelactone hydrolase family protein, translated as MQAFDPPRRDFLKGALAAGFALAVQPVAASSIITDTLSLDTGLTGIALDDGILPVYFAHPAGQTTGMPIMLVVQEIFGVHEHIRDICRRLAKLGYLAIAPELYFRQGNPAESSNITTIISTIVSKVPDQQVMQDLDATLAWAGLHGGDVKRAAITGFCWGGRISWLYASHNPDLKAGIAWYGKLVGEHDPMTPSQPVDLAANLAVPVLGLYGGQDGSIPQDSVNTMRNALQQGHSGSQIVVYPQAGHAFNADYRPSYNAAAAQDGWQRMQTWLDSHGMAVR; from the coding sequence ATGCAAGCATTCGACCCACCACGTCGTGACTTCCTCAAAGGTGCACTGGCTGCCGGCTTCGCCCTGGCGGTACAGCCTGTCGCCGCCAGCAGCATCATCACCGACACCCTGTCACTGGATACCGGCCTGACCGGCATTGCACTGGATGATGGCATTCTGCCTGTCTACTTTGCCCATCCTGCCGGCCAGACAACCGGCATGCCCATCATGCTGGTGGTACAGGAAATCTTTGGTGTGCACGAGCATATCCGTGATATCTGTCGCCGTCTGGCCAAACTAGGCTATCTGGCCATTGCCCCGGAGCTGTATTTCCGGCAGGGCAATCCAGCAGAAAGCAGCAACATCACCACCATCATCAGCACGATTGTCAGCAAGGTACCGGACCAGCAGGTCATGCAAGATCTGGACGCCACCCTGGCCTGGGCCGGTCTGCATGGCGGAGACGTGAAGCGGGCGGCCATCACCGGCTTCTGCTGGGGTGGACGCATCAGCTGGCTATACGCCAGCCACAACCCCGACTTGAAGGCCGGCATTGCCTGGTATGGCAAGCTGGTGGGCGAGCACGACCCGATGACGCCAAGCCAGCCCGTTGACCTTGCCGCCAATCTTGCCGTACCGGTACTCGGCCTGTATGGCGGACAGGATGGCAGCATCCCGCAAGACAGTGTCAACACCATGCGCAATGCCTTGCAACAAGGCCACAGCGGCTCGCAGATCGTGGTGTATCCACAAGCCGGACACGCCTTCAATGCCGACTACCGCCCTTCATATAATGCAGCGGCAGCACAGGATGGCTGGCAGCGCATGCAAACCTGGCTGGACAGCCACGGTATGGCGGTACGCTGA
- a CDS encoding HD-GYP domain-containing protein: MSQPPSKIKLPGSFLRVGEQLPVDVYAKNGFLLLKKGHYVLTPEQRERLMDVAHGDAEEVAVRLERERLDRAAQREREAAAMAPKNPLVEVGFMAGRLEALLLHGLAVPGLGGRLEEMADELLQLTQRFRDGLLASLFLVPVKSHSLKVATLVALLGRRQGLEPARLHSLVCAAMSMNVAISQLLNQLGSQRQALSLSQQEALVAHPVLGSAILREAGVVDEHWHMLVQTHHEQDDGQGYPAGLRGDDIHPDARLLALADLLCEQFHSDVAVLPSQVMASLFRGELGRFEPALVALMIKEMGIYPPGSFVRLASNEIAVVTHSGDKANQPRVAALRKVDGPPYADVLLRDTRQSTCRVLEPVAAATAAVNPAYLTRLWTSRLG; encoded by the coding sequence ATGTCCCAGCCACCCTCCAAGATAAAACTTCCCGGCAGCTTTTTGCGCGTAGGGGAGCAGCTCCCGGTTGATGTCTATGCCAAGAATGGCTTTTTGCTGTTAAAGAAGGGGCATTATGTCCTGACGCCAGAGCAGCGCGAACGCCTGATGGATGTGGCACACGGCGATGCCGAGGAAGTGGCGGTAAGGCTGGAGCGCGAACGGCTGGACCGTGCTGCCCAGCGCGAGCGCGAAGCGGCGGCCATGGCACCGAAGAATCCGCTGGTGGAGGTAGGCTTCATGGCCGGGAGGCTGGAGGCTTTGCTGTTGCACGGCCTGGCTGTACCTGGCCTGGGAGGTCGGCTGGAAGAAATGGCGGACGAGCTGCTGCAGCTTACCCAGCGTTTTCGCGATGGCTTGCTGGCGTCGCTGTTTCTGGTGCCGGTGAAGTCGCACAGCCTGAAGGTGGCCACCCTGGTGGCCCTGCTGGGCCGGCGCCAGGGGCTGGAGCCGGCGCGTCTGCATAGCCTGGTATGTGCTGCCATGTCGATGAATGTGGCCATCAGCCAGTTGCTGAATCAGCTGGGTAGCCAGCGTCAGGCGCTAAGCCTGTCTCAGCAGGAAGCGCTGGTGGCACACCCGGTACTGGGTTCGGCCATTCTGCGCGAGGCGGGAGTGGTGGATGAACACTGGCACATGCTGGTGCAAACGCACCATGAGCAGGATGACGGTCAGGGCTATCCGGCCGGACTACGCGGTGATGACATCCATCCCGATGCGCGCCTGCTGGCACTGGCTGACCTGCTGTGCGAACAGTTCCACAGCGATGTTGCCGTGCTGCCTTCGCAAGTGATGGCCAGCCTGTTCCGTGGCGAGCTGGGGCGGTTTGAGCCGGCGCTGGTTGCGCTGATGATCAAGGAAATGGGTATCTACCCACCCGGCAGTTTCGTGCGCCTGGCCAGTAATGAAATTGCCGTGGTCACTCACAGCGGAGACAAGGCCAATCAGCCGCGGGTGGCTGCCCTGCGCAAGGTGGATGGCCCGCCCTATGCTGATGTCTTGCTGCGAGATACCCGCCAGAGCACTTGCCGGGTACTGGAGCCGGTTGCCGCTGCGACGGCCGCGGTCAATCCTGCTTATCTCACCCGGCTGTGGACCTCGCGGCTGGGCTAG
- a CDS encoding HD domain-containing protein, which translates to MPAPFIALQQQIDFILEVDKLKSVLRKTKPVGLERYENSAEHSWQAALLALAMTEHAPVALNIDKVIRMLLIHDLGEIDTGDVIVYAATDNAEREAEELAAIRRICGLLPEQQAAGLVELWQEFEARQSAEARFARAMDRLMPILLNLNRQGQSWRENGVSKQQVLSMAASKVSDGCPLAGQWLLQALDEAEKQGFFGA; encoded by the coding sequence ATGCCCGCCCCCTTCATTGCCTTGCAACAGCAAATCGACTTCATTCTGGAAGTCGACAAACTCAAATCCGTACTGCGCAAAACCAAGCCAGTCGGCCTCGAGCGCTATGAAAACTCGGCGGAACACAGCTGGCAGGCCGCCTTGCTGGCCCTGGCCATGACCGAACATGCACCGGTGGCACTGAATATCGACAAAGTCATCCGCATGCTGCTGATTCACGATCTGGGAGAAATAGATACCGGCGATGTAATTGTCTATGCCGCCACCGACAATGCCGAACGCGAGGCTGAAGAATTGGCAGCCATACGCCGTATCTGCGGCCTGCTGCCAGAACAACAGGCTGCCGGGCTGGTGGAACTATGGCAGGAGTTCGAGGCACGCCAGAGTGCCGAAGCACGCTTTGCCCGTGCAATGGACCGGCTGATGCCCATCCTGCTCAACCTGAACCGCCAGGGACAAAGCTGGCGTGAAAACGGCGTCAGTAAGCAGCAGGTACTGTCCATGGCTGCCAGCAAGGTCAGTGATGGCTGCCCACTGGCAGGCCAGTGGCTACTGCAGGCGCTGGACGAAGCAGAAAAACAGGGATTTTTTGGCGCGTAA
- a CDS encoding DUF1415 domain-containing protein gives MQTPTHEEAITSTREWLEKAVIGLNLCPFAKSVYVKNQVRIVVSDATEPAQLAEELARELRLLADTDPEETDTTLLVHPYVLQRFLDFNEFQDIADAIVEELELDGELQVASFHPKFQFDGTGINDVSNYTNRSPWPTLHLIREASIDRAVEAFPDAEAIFEKNIETVTRLGVDGWRALFATKS, from the coding sequence ATGCAAACGCCAACCCACGAAGAAGCCATTACCAGCACACGCGAATGGCTGGAAAAGGCCGTCATCGGCCTGAATCTCTGCCCCTTTGCCAAATCGGTTTATGTCAAAAACCAGGTACGCATTGTCGTAAGCGACGCCACGGAACCGGCGCAACTCGCCGAAGAGCTGGCGCGTGAGCTGCGCCTGCTGGCCGATACCGACCCGGAAGAAACCGATACCACCCTGCTGGTACACCCTTATGTATTGCAGCGCTTCCTGGATTTCAACGAATTCCAGGATATCGCTGACGCCATCGTCGAAGAACTGGAACTGGACGGAGAGCTGCAGGTTGCCAGCTTCCATCCGAAATTCCAGTTTGACGGCACCGGCATCAATGATGTCAGCAACTACACCAACCGCTCGCCCTGGCCTACTCTGCACCTGATTCGCGAAGCCAGCATCGATCGGGCCGTGGAAGCCTTTCCGGACGCCGAAGCCATCTTCGAAAAAAATATCGAAACAGTCACCCGCCTTGGTGTAGATGGCTGGCGCGCCCTGTTCGCCACCAAGTCCTGA